CTGAAAACCAAAAAGATTATTTTTATCTTTTGCTATTCTGCTAGTTCCATAATTTGATTCGTGAATAGCAAGCCCAAGCAGAAAGAGTGCATTTACTCCATGTTCCTCTTCTGCCTTTTTAAACGCTGAGCCTAAGCCTTCAAGAGCTGTTCCTTGAAGCTTTGAATCTATGTAGGAAGCACTTACCTTGCTTTTTTCTCTTACATTTGAAGATGCTATTAATCCATTTTCTGCTAGTTTGTTTGCATAGGGGTTGTTAATAGGAGCAGCATAATTGGAAATCTCTCCTAGGCTTCTACTTTGCTGAAACAGCAAGTCTATCATGAAATCATTTGCACCTAAATCACCCGACGAAGAAGGAACCTCCACAGTGGGAATATTTAATTTTGTTTCCAAAATTGCTTTAAATCGCTCTTTTGTTTCATAATAGCTCTGGCTAGGCCCTGAAAAACCATTTATATTAATAGAATTTTTTATTTTTATATCCATAGATATTATCTCCCTGTACTTTTTCATATATGTACTCAATATATATTATATCGTTTAAATCTCAATTTTCTATAGTTCTTTAACTCCATTTTCTTGAAATGAATATCACTTTCAGTATATAATGGCTAAGGGTATAAAATACTATTAAAAGGCAGGTGAGTACTTGTGGACCATAGTCCGTCGCCCGAACGGTTATTTCAAAAAATAAAATTGAATATGCAGGGCCCAAGTACTCATCTTTACTTGGGCGGTTGCTCAAGGAGGTTTTTTAATGGAAAAAATTCTAGATTATATCAAGGCAGGAAAGCCTGTAAATGCTAGAGCTGAACTACTTGAGATGAATGTTGTCGATATCGCTACATTGCTTGAAGACGTGGATAGAGACGACCTAGTTATCCTTTTTAGGATATTGCCAAAGGACACTGCGGCCGAAGTCTTTTCGTATCTGACTAAGGTAGATAGAGCTCA
This is a stretch of genomic DNA from Acetoanaerobium sticklandii. It encodes these proteins:
- a CDS encoding glucosaminidase domain-containing protein, with amino-acid sequence MDIKIKNSININGFSGPSQSYYETKERFKAILETKLNIPTVEVPSSSGDLGANDFMIDLLFQQSRSLGEISNYAAPINNPYANKLAENGLIASSNVREKSKVSASYIDSKLQGTALEGLGSAFKKAEEEHGVNALFLLGLAIHESNYGTSRIAKDKNNLFGFQAYDNSPYSSAKGFKSFDESIDTVAKYLSENYLQPDGKYFNGYSISAIGKKYATDPNWANGIENRIKKLIGM